Proteins encoded in a region of the Bacteroidales bacterium genome:
- a CDS encoding SDR family oxidoreductase, translating into MKILLTGVTGYIGKRLLPVLLEDGHEVVCVVRDRNRFYPEDYSSGKIEVVEADFTDYSTLERIPKNIDVAYYLIHSMSASINDFNEIEKTCAENFKQRLGETRVKQVIYLSGIVNEKELSSHLKSRRAVENILASGNYHLTTLRAGIIVGSGSASFEIIRDLVEKLPVMVAPKWLDTKTQPIAISNVIHYLKGVLLFEKAFDDHFDIGGPEVLTYKEMLLRFAKFRNLKRYILTVPVMTPRLSSYWLYFVTSTSYKLAINLVNSMKVEVTCRENRLPEWFNDHLLTYEEALRLAFDKIEQQEVVSSWTDALNGETLAIETAKLLKVPTYGCFKNMKMQEVQDEQKTLDRIWSIGGNHGWYYGNFLWKIRGIIDKTFGGVGLRRGRKNQEVIKPGEVLDFWRVLYASKEDKRLLLYAEMKLPGEAWLEFSIRENKLYQIATFRPKGLWGRIYWYALWPIHHLIFKGMNKRIAR; encoded by the coding sequence ATGAAAATTCTGTTAACCGGGGTGACCGGCTATATTGGCAAGCGTTTGTTGCCTGTTTTACTGGAAGATGGACATGAAGTTGTTTGTGTGGTTCGCGACAGGAACAGGTTTTATCCGGAAGATTATTCATCCGGGAAAATAGAAGTTGTAGAGGCAGATTTCACCGATTATTCTACACTTGAACGTATTCCGAAAAATATTGATGTTGCCTACTATCTTATTCATTCCATGTCTGCTTCAATCAATGATTTTAATGAGATTGAAAAAACATGTGCTGAAAATTTCAAGCAACGCTTGGGTGAGACCCGGGTGAAACAAGTCATATATCTCAGTGGTATTGTTAATGAAAAAGAGTTATCCAGTCATCTGAAATCCCGGAGGGCGGTAGAAAACATCCTGGCTTCGGGAAATTATCATCTGACTACTCTCAGAGCTGGTATCATTGTAGGTTCAGGCAGTGCTTCCTTTGAAATCATCCGCGACCTTGTAGAAAAACTTCCCGTTATGGTCGCACCGAAATGGCTTGATACAAAAACCCAGCCCATTGCCATCAGCAATGTAATCCATTACCTGAAAGGAGTCCTCCTGTTTGAAAAAGCTTTTGATGATCATTTTGATATTGGAGGTCCCGAAGTACTTACCTATAAGGAAATGCTTCTGAGATTTGCCAAATTCAGGAACCTTAAGCGGTATATCCTAACTGTACCGGTTATGACTCCAAGATTGTCTTCCTACTGGCTTTATTTTGTGACTTCTACTTCTTATAAGCTGGCAATTAATTTGGTAAACAGTATGAAAGTGGAGGTGACTTGCCGTGAAAACCGATTGCCTGAGTGGTTTAATGATCATTTGCTAACCTATGAAGAAGCGCTAAGACTGGCATTCGATAAGATTGAACAGCAAGAGGTTGTGTCAAGCTGGACCGATGCATTAAACGGGGAAACGCTTGCAATTGAGACCGCCAAATTGCTCAAGGTGCCTACCTATGGGTGCTTTAAAAATATGAAGATGCAGGAAGTACAAGATGAGCAAAAAACGCTTGACAGGATCTGGTCGATCGGAGGGAACCACGGATGGTATTATGGTAATTTCCTCTGGAAAATTCGGGGAATAATAGACAAAACATTTGGTGGTGTAGGATTACGCAGGGGAAGAAAAAACCAGGAAGTGATTAAACCGGGAGAAGTTCTGGATTTTTGGAGGGTACTTTATGCTTCAAAAGAAGATAAAAGGCTCCTGCTTTACGCAGAAATGAAACTCCCGGGGGAAGCCTGGCTGGAATTCAGTATCCGGGAAAATAAATTATACCAGATAGCCACTTTCCGGCCCAAGGGCCTATGGGGAAGGATTTATTGGTATGCGCTATGGCCCATACACCATCTTAT